A part of Paenibacillus sp. sptzw28 genomic DNA contains:
- a CDS encoding DNA repair exonuclease: MSVPFRFIHAADLHVDSPFRGLTDTPAYVRDALMSSTFDAVSRLVETAINMKVDFVVIAGDLYDSSDRSLRAQLALQREWQQLHAHGVQLFVIHGNHDHLSGSRANLSWPESVVTFGAEQVESMPAYRRDGELAAYVYGLSYGARAITDNIAAKYKPKPDGPYHIALLHANVDGDPSYDPYAPCTLTELASAGFDYWALGHIHNRTVLHTYPHVVYPGNTQGRHSRETGAKGCYVVDVKPSKATELTFVPLDTVRWEAADVPIGGLESEQELIDSMEAAALAVLSGTSGRPAMVKIRLEGRGRLHGKLTDAAVVRELLEGVRERLNHVSWRAESEGRQWCWIYAVETMTGAELDLRMIASEDSFSGELIRGSEIMESDESLRLQLMEEAMAPLLTNPRMRSIIKLHMDQYSLSWLEQARELAAGLLTEEMEISAGKQNTGEGET, encoded by the coding sequence ATGAGCGTCCCGTTTCGCTTTATTCATGCAGCGGATCTGCATGTAGACAGTCCGTTCCGGGGGCTTACGGATACGCCTGCATATGTGCGAGATGCGCTTATGTCTTCGACCTTTGACGCGGTCAGCCGGCTGGTGGAAACCGCTATTAACATGAAAGTGGATTTTGTCGTTATTGCCGGAGATTTATATGATTCCTCCGACCGGTCGCTGCGCGCTCAGCTTGCGCTGCAGCGGGAATGGCAGCAGCTGCACGCCCATGGTGTGCAGTTGTTTGTTATTCACGGCAATCACGATCATTTATCAGGGAGCCGGGCGAATTTGTCGTGGCCGGAGTCCGTGGTTACTTTTGGCGCTGAGCAGGTAGAAAGTATGCCCGCTTACCGGAGAGACGGCGAGCTTGCGGCTTACGTTTACGGACTATCTTACGGCGCGCGTGCGATAACGGACAATATAGCGGCCAAATATAAACCGAAACCGGACGGGCCATACCATATTGCGCTGCTTCACGCAAATGTGGACGGAGACCCCTCATACGACCCGTACGCTCCATGCACGCTGACGGAGCTGGCCTCAGCAGGGTTTGATTATTGGGCGCTTGGACATATCCACAACCGGACTGTACTGCATACATATCCGCATGTGGTCTATCCGGGCAATACTCAGGGCAGACATTCACGCGAAACCGGCGCGAAGGGCTGCTATGTGGTTGACGTAAAACCGTCCAAGGCAACTGAGCTTACCTTTGTTCCCCTTGATACAGTAAGGTGGGAAGCAGCGGACGTCCCTATCGGAGGTCTTGAGTCCGAGCAGGAGCTGATCGATTCGATGGAAGCGGCGGCGCTGGCTGTACTCTCGGGCACCAGCGGCAGACCGGCGATGGTGAAAATACGGCTGGAAGGCAGAGGCCGGCTGCACGGCAAGCTTACGGATGCCGCAGTTGTCCGGGAGCTGCTGGAAGGCGTGCGGGAACGGCTCAATCACGTTTCTTGGCGCGCCGAGTCGGAAGGGCGTCAGTGGTGCTGGATTTATGCGGTTGAAACGATGACAGGCGCCGAGCTTGATCTGCGCATGATTGCCTCTGAGGACAGCTTCTCGGGCGAGCTTATCCGCGGCAGCGAAATTATGGAAAGCGACGAGTCGCTGCGGCTGCAATTGATGGAGGAAGCGATGGCGCCTCTTCTGACAAATCCGCGCATGCGGAGCATAATTAAATTACATATGGACCAGTACTCGCTGTCCTGGCTTGAGCAGGCGCGGGAGCTCGCCGCCGGTCTGCTGACGGAAGAGATGGAAATATCCGCCGGCAAACAGAATACCGGAGAGGGAGAGACATAA
- a CDS encoding ATP-binding protein, whose protein sequence is MREPEAALAALLAANPAAGPGLLDAPGSRSGRPAVFHPEGGSKAHAAQQAAMQAYMQEAAATSSADRKPAFIHWLRALIDARLDELLFSEHRLNARQELSRRLMRFRSLEAERQAAAAEAAGRADAVAVRWRGWLADRALPTSLSPEAAMETFDLAEQGMMRLQARDRIAEKSAVLGSEVGLFETAVKSLHASFPAAHGGSGSGDMAVALKLFKAELLKHTAARSRSEELNEKLAQLNLQALTQEAALDRLYSRQQQWFDIVEAEGETRWLEAIEQSERLCLIDSKLYKLDAQLTAGVSALQRERITQWYEEFDAHQLELMKSEAEIAYSAEEERRSVLLEQSGRQRQRLEQLMRDNDRRRLIGEREQTTAALEQLMHRYAVMSVAMTMIKRTKRIMEEQRQPAVLREASRYLNSISGGKYIRISVQHGEQRIRLETADGQSVDSIFLSRGTAEQLYLSMRFALADEAAATADLPMILDDLFVNFDRPRLEGAIHVLKELSSRRQLVLLTCHDHVCDLLAEKLPGAELVRLS, encoded by the coding sequence GTGCGCGAGCCGGAGGCGGCGCTAGCCGCGCTGCTCGCGGCCAACCCTGCGGCGGGCCCAGGGCTGCTTGACGCGCCGGGCAGCCGCTCAGGCCGCCCGGCGGTATTCCACCCGGAGGGCGGGAGCAAAGCTCACGCCGCACAGCAGGCAGCCATGCAAGCATATATGCAAGAAGCGGCGGCCACCTCGTCGGCCGACAGAAAGCCGGCTTTCATCCACTGGCTTCGCGCTTTAATTGACGCACGTCTTGACGAGCTGCTTTTCAGCGAACACCGGCTGAATGCAAGACAGGAGCTTTCACGCAGGCTTATGCGATTTCGCTCATTGGAAGCCGAGCGGCAAGCAGCGGCAGCGGAAGCAGCCGGGCGGGCCGATGCTGTCGCGGTGAGGTGGCGCGGCTGGCTTGCCGACAGAGCTCTGCCGACCTCGCTATCGCCCGAGGCGGCGATGGAGACGTTCGATCTGGCCGAGCAAGGTATGATGCGACTGCAGGCTCGCGATCGCATAGCGGAGAAATCCGCAGTTCTCGGCAGCGAGGTAGGCTTGTTCGAAACTGCGGTCAAATCGCTTCATGCTTCTTTTCCGGCCGCTCACGGCGGCAGCGGCAGCGGCGATATGGCGGTTGCACTTAAGCTGTTTAAAGCCGAATTGCTAAAGCATACAGCGGCCCGCAGCCGATCGGAAGAGCTGAATGAAAAGCTTGCTCAATTAAACCTGCAGGCGCTGACGCAGGAAGCCGCGCTTGATCGTCTATACAGCCGTCAGCAGCAGTGGTTTGATATAGTGGAGGCGGAGGGCGAGACGCGATGGCTTGAAGCGATAGAACAGTCGGAGCGCCTCTGCCTCATCGATTCCAAATTGTATAAGCTTGATGCCCAGCTGACAGCCGGAGTATCCGCCCTGCAAAGAGAACGGATCACGCAGTGGTATGAAGAGTTCGACGCACATCAACTGGAGCTGATGAAGTCGGAAGCGGAAATAGCTTATTCGGCAGAGGAGGAACGAAGAAGCGTCCTCCTTGAGCAGAGCGGAAGACAGCGGCAAAGGCTTGAGCAGCTGATGCGCGATAACGACAGGCGGAGACTCATCGGCGAGCGGGAACAAACAACGGCGGCGCTTGAGCAGCTCATGCACCGATATGCGGTAATGTCGGTTGCAATGACTATGATCAAAAGAACGAAACGGATTATGGAAGAACAACGGCAGCCGGCGGTGCTGCGGGAAGCGTCGCGTTATTTGAATTCTATTTCCGGAGGTAAATACATCCGAATTTCCGTGCAGCATGGCGAACAACGGATTCGTCTTGAAACGGCGGACGGCCAGAGTGTCGACAGCATCTTTCTAAGCCGCGGAACGGCAGAGCAGCTGTACCTCTCCATGCGGTTCGCCTTGGCGGATGAAGCGGCGGCAACGGCGGATTTGCCGATGATTCTCGATGACCTGTTTGTCAACTTCGACCGCCCCCGCCTGGAAGGGGCCATTCATGTTCTGAAGGAGCTCTCGTCACGCAGACAGCTTGTACTGCTCACCTGCCACGATCATGTGTGCGACCTGCTGGCGGAGAAGCTGCCGGGTGCCGAGCTTGTCCGGCTGTCTTAA
- a CDS encoding SulP family inorganic anion transporter: MIKLLLGDRFKNYSYVHLRKDLLAGLIVGIIAIPLAMAFAIASGVKPEYGIYTAIIAGFLTSLLGGSRFSISGPTGAFVPVLFGIVMQYGYVNLIIAGFMAGVMLVLMGLLRIGTIIKFFPKPVTVGFTTGIAVIIFSGQISDFFGLEGVKKHEYFHQNIVEIFRHIGTVNGYSLLTAGVCLGVILLSMRFLPKVPGALLGLLVSTLIAAFFYPEQVATIGSKFGGIPSSLPTLQIPHLTLDTIIYLIPPAFVIAMLGAIESLLCAVVADGMTGKKHNSNRELIGQGIANMITPLFGGIAATGAIARTATNIKNGGVSPVAGMVHSLVVLAVLLLFAPLASSIPMASMAPILMVVAWNMSERKEFAHILKVKSYDSIVLVLTFVLTVLVDLVTAVEFGLAIAIILFIKQMISVHAVVKVSPDPVKEKVVPARIANGRGCPQISMLTLEGPLFFATTQAIEESIDHELKSGSKTVILRMSKVPYLDTSGNDILAGITERIKKNGGKLLVTGIRQQPKDMMIKSGLYDKIGAGNYFEHTGQGLNYALNRLDKDLCKGCRHFAFRECAELCQPINKTNADARKKEPVRALSQT, translated from the coding sequence ATGATTAAGTTACTGCTGGGCGACAGGTTCAAAAACTACTCGTACGTTCATCTGCGGAAAGATCTCCTGGCCGGTTTGATTGTGGGAATCATTGCAATTCCGCTCGCTATGGCATTCGCCATCGCCAGCGGAGTGAAACCGGAATATGGCATCTATACGGCGATTATCGCCGGGTTTCTGACCTCATTACTGGGCGGTTCGAGGTTTTCCATCAGCGGGCCGACCGGTGCATTTGTTCCGGTATTATTTGGTATAGTAATGCAATACGGATATGTGAATTTGATCATAGCCGGTTTTATGGCAGGAGTTATGCTTGTCCTTATGGGGCTGCTCAGAATCGGAACGATCATTAAATTCTTTCCTAAACCGGTGACAGTCGGTTTTACGACCGGTATCGCCGTCATCATTTTTTCCGGGCAGATATCGGATTTTTTTGGTCTGGAAGGCGTAAAGAAGCATGAATATTTTCATCAGAATATAGTCGAGATCTTCAGGCATATCGGTACCGTTAACGGGTACAGTCTCCTGACTGCAGGGGTTTGTCTCGGGGTAATTCTTCTATCGATGCGGTTTCTGCCAAAGGTTCCGGGGGCGCTTCTCGGACTTCTCGTTTCCACACTGATCGCAGCATTCTTCTATCCGGAGCAAGTAGCGACTATCGGAAGCAAATTCGGCGGTATCCCGAGTTCATTGCCAACCCTTCAGATTCCGCATTTAACCTTGGACACGATCATTTATTTGATTCCTCCGGCTTTTGTTATTGCGATGCTCGGAGCGATTGAATCGCTGCTTTGCGCAGTGGTTGCAGATGGGATGACGGGAAAGAAGCATAACAGCAATCGCGAGCTGATCGGTCAAGGCATTGCCAATATGATTACACCGCTATTTGGCGGAATTGCAGCAACTGGAGCAATAGCCCGGACGGCCACCAATATTAAGAACGGCGGTGTGTCTCCGGTAGCGGGAATGGTGCACAGCTTGGTCGTGCTGGCGGTGCTTCTGCTGTTCGCACCACTCGCATCAAGCATTCCTATGGCAAGCATGGCGCCGATCTTGATGGTTGTAGCATGGAATATGAGCGAGCGCAAGGAATTTGCGCACATTTTAAAAGTGAAATCTTACGATTCGATAGTATTGGTGCTGACGTTTGTATTGACGGTGCTCGTCGATTTGGTGACCGCAGTTGAATTCGGACTGGCCATTGCTATCATTCTGTTTATCAAGCAAATGATTTCGGTACATGCTGTTGTCAAAGTATCGCCGGATCCGGTAAAAGAGAAGGTTGTACCTGCACGGATTGCTAATGGCAGGGGATGCCCGCAAATCAGCATGCTCACGTTGGAAGGTCCCCTTTTCTTCGCCACGACTCAAGCGATCGAAGAATCGATCGATCACGAATTGAAATCCGGTTCCAAGACAGTGATCCTTCGCATGAGTAAGGTTCCTTACCTGGATACAAGCGGTAATGACATATTGGCCGGGATTACGGAACGGATTAAGAAGAATGGCGGTAAGCTACTGGTAACCGGTATCCGGCAGCAGCCGAAGGACATGATGATCAAATCCGGACTGTATGATAAAATCGGCGCAGGGAATTACTTTGAACATACCGGCCAAGGACTCAATTATGCGTTAAACCGGCTGGATAAGGATCTATGTAAGGGCTGCAGACATTTCGCATTTCGGGAATGCGCGGAGTTATGCCAGCCAATCAACAAAACGAATGCTGACGCACGGAAGAAAGAACCCGTACGCGCTTTAAGTCAAACCTGA
- a CDS encoding GGDEF domain-containing protein codes for MTIIQWLAGSTGQTFASACVMTILVLMLFVSIRLYKSYRRNKTHRLLIIALPIVILQQAALVSLSFPGLSRSPYLHLTYPVTGLLSFIIINFVFMKLYTQPSSRLKGMPFLFMIAGLIAVTAGQITLTPDMMNHAVDENGLPILALDFYGLVLNLAILLNSRGIQQRLSYSASLIVYFLYQLSDLADNYVFHNSVPMLVILGNLLPVIYYTLLFLLLFDWVLERLLMTFQSSITDGLTSLYNRRYFNKKAEQMLRETKRIAIIFCDIDNFKKLNDTQGHHKADGVLKQIADIIREETSGIGSAGRYGGEELLGLVAAPGVKAEEVAETIRSRVEKESPVTISVGVSISREGSGVEEVVKQADEAMYQSKISGKNKVTLHQSMQRSRSRGGDGSSKKNIQS; via the coding sequence ATGACGATAATCCAATGGCTCGCCGGCTCAACCGGGCAAACTTTCGCTTCCGCTTGCGTGATGACGATTCTCGTCCTTATGCTGTTTGTTTCCATCCGGCTGTATAAAAGCTACCGAAGAAACAAAACGCACCGCTTACTTATAATCGCGCTCCCTATCGTCATTTTACAACAAGCGGCGCTTGTCAGTCTCTCCTTCCCGGGATTATCGCGATCGCCATATTTGCATTTGACTTATCCGGTAACGGGACTTCTTTCATTTATTATTATAAACTTTGTTTTCATGAAATTGTATACTCAGCCGTCATCCCGGCTCAAAGGCATGCCGTTTCTGTTCATGATTGCCGGACTTATCGCCGTTACGGCGGGACAGATTACACTGACGCCGGACATGATGAACCATGCCGTGGATGAGAACGGGCTGCCGATTCTCGCTTTGGATTTCTACGGGCTGGTGCTGAATTTGGCTATCCTGCTTAATTCCCGCGGCATTCAGCAGCGCCTGAGTTACTCTGCGAGCCTGATCGTTTATTTTTTATATCAGCTCTCCGACCTTGCCGATAATTATGTCTTTCACAACAGCGTCCCGATGCTTGTTATCTTGGGCAATCTGCTGCCTGTCATCTATTATACGCTGTTATTCCTGCTCCTGTTCGACTGGGTGCTGGAGCGGCTGCTGATGACGTTCCAATCGTCTATCACGGACGGGCTGACGAGCTTATATAACCGCCGTTATTTCAATAAGAAAGCCGAGCAAATGCTTCGGGAAACGAAACGAATTGCGATTATCTTCTGCGATATCGATAATTTCAAGAAGCTTAACGATACACAGGGCCACCATAAAGCTGACGGCGTGCTTAAGCAGATTGCCGATATCATTAGAGAAGAAACCTCCGGTATTGGCAGTGCCGGACGTTACGGAGGCGAAGAGCTTCTCGGGCTTGTGGCCGCTCCCGGGGTGAAGGCCGAGGAAGTGGCCGAAACGATACGAAGCCGCGTAGAGAAGGAGAGCCCTGTAACGATCAGCGTCGGCGTAAGCATTTCAAGAGAAGGGTCGGGAGTCGAGGAGGTCGTCAAACAAGCTGACGAAGCCATGTACCAATCCAAAATATCCGGAAAAAATAAAGTGACCCTGCATCAATCCATGCAGCGCAGCCGCTCACGCGGTGGCGACGGCTCCTCTAAAAAGAATATACAGTCCTAG
- the queD gene encoding 6-carboxytetrahydropterin synthase QueD produces MTYDISKRIQRFGEDIEEHQLRYHNKRVLVSKEFTFDSAHHLHLYEGKCKSLHGHTYKLQTILSGKTDARGITIDFADMKRIAKERILDQLDHRYLNEALPPMNTSAENMVVWMYEQLDAALLEEGHYPNIRIEEIRLWETPTSYAAVTRSMMEAYDHED; encoded by the coding sequence GTGACGTACGATATTTCGAAACGCATACAACGGTTCGGCGAAGATATTGAAGAACATCAGCTCCGCTATCATAACAAGCGGGTCCTGGTTTCCAAGGAATTTACTTTTGACAGCGCGCACCACCTTCATTTATACGAGGGCAAATGCAAGAGCCTGCACGGACATACGTACAAGCTGCAGACGATTCTCTCCGGCAAAACGGATGCGCGGGGCATTACGATAGATTTTGCCGATATGAAGCGGATCGCCAAGGAGCGGATTCTTGATCAACTCGATCATCGTTATTTGAACGAAGCTTTGCCTCCGATGAACACTTCCGCCGAGAATATGGTCGTATGGATGTACGAACAGCTCGATGCGGCATTGCTTGAGGAGGGCCATTACCCGAATATTCGCATTGAAGAAATTCGTTTGTGGGAAACGCCGACCAGCTATGCGGCAGTCACAAGGTCGATGATGGAGGCGTATGACCATGAAGACTGA
- a CDS encoding glycosyltransferase family 4 protein has product MNILQALFFPPEQPGGVSSMIPYVQERFNRIGWHMELFSLPKRVRGKGQEEVTFDTFDVRLYEGNPVVDKYLQTYRDYVWWTKLRINKTYDLIHAHHPIAALVMKRLYPDTPLIMTIHSSYERELMLNGRIAEDGLEHRFLTSVYGELEAKADRLLTVSESFRQYMSPYVKKADAIQVIPNGFDEKRFKPISHENEVVQLITVCRLVPAKGLDILLHACAELNARGHTFVLHIIGDGPIRQELEQLALQLNLYDDIIFYGYMLHPEEFMPFFDVFVLPSRAEAFGSVFAEAALCWLALVGTNVGGIAEQIDDGVNGLLVPSEDPAALCDALEKVVTDPSFRYNLARAAWNKAKKVYSLQRVIAQLKQVYTETNPAAQESP; this is encoded by the coding sequence ATGAATATATTGCAAGCTTTGTTTTTTCCGCCGGAACAGCCGGGCGGGGTGTCCTCTATGATTCCTTATGTACAGGAGAGATTTAATAGAATCGGTTGGCACATGGAACTATTTTCCTTGCCCAAGCGTGTCCGGGGAAAAGGTCAGGAAGAGGTGACCTTTGACACATTTGACGTTCGGTTATATGAAGGAAACCCGGTTGTCGATAAATATTTGCAAACATATCGCGATTATGTGTGGTGGACAAAGCTGCGTATCAACAAAACGTACGATCTGATTCACGCGCACCACCCGATCGCAGCGCTTGTTATGAAGCGGCTTTATCCGGATACCCCGCTTATTATGACCATTCATTCAAGCTATGAGCGGGAGCTCATGCTGAATGGCAGAATTGCCGAAGACGGGCTCGAGCACCGCTTCCTTACGTCTGTATATGGCGAGCTGGAAGCCAAAGCGGACCGTCTCTTGACGGTCTCGGAGTCCTTTCGGCAGTATATGAGCCCTTATGTGAAGAAGGCAGACGCGATTCAGGTAATCCCGAACGGGTTCGATGAGAAACGCTTCAAGCCCATCTCGCATGAGAATGAAGTTGTACAGCTGATCACCGTTTGCCGCCTTGTCCCAGCGAAAGGGCTTGATATACTGCTGCATGCATGTGCGGAATTAAATGCGCGCGGCCATACGTTCGTGCTTCATATCATCGGAGACGGACCGATTCGTCAGGAGCTTGAGCAGCTTGCGCTTCAGTTGAACTTATATGATGATATCATTTTCTACGGTTACATGCTCCATCCCGAGGAATTTATGCCGTTCTTCGATGTATTCGTACTGCCGTCGCGTGCCGAGGCGTTCGGATCGGTGTTTGCCGAAGCGGCCTTATGCTGGCTTGCATTAGTCGGAACGAATGTCGGCGGTATCGCGGAGCAGATCGATGACGGAGTTAACGGTTTGTTGGTGCCTTCGGAGGATCCGGCGGCGCTATGCGACGCTTTGGAGAAAGTTGTAACGGATCCGAGCTTCCGGTACAATCTCGCACGGGCTGCATGGAATAAGGCAAAGAAAGTATATTCTCTGCAGCGGGTTATCGCTCAGCTGAAGCAGGTTTATACCGAAACTAATCCGGCAGCGCAGGAGTCGCCGTGA
- a CDS encoding radical SAM protein, producing the protein MKTDNERESRDPMSIRLPMVEIFETVEGEGTRAGFPTVFVRLFGCNLRCVWCDTKYSYPPAEAEFTMQIGDIVRQVEEQYRSEHICLTGGEPLLYGERSASLLKALCAIDRVKDVHVETNGAIDLKPFLSEVESEKARYIMDYKLPDSGENEAMLHGNFALLRARDEVKFVIASDRDFDAAVETLRAYPTAALPLFSPVWETMPPARLVEKMLAGGLSGVKLNMQLHKIIWDPAKRGV; encoded by the coding sequence ATGAAGACTGACAATGAGCGGGAAAGCCGCGATCCGATGTCAATCCGGCTGCCAATGGTGGAGATATTCGAAACGGTCGAGGGCGAAGGCACGCGTGCCGGGTTTCCGACCGTTTTTGTACGTTTATTCGGCTGTAATCTGCGCTGTGTCTGGTGCGATACGAAGTACAGCTATCCGCCTGCGGAAGCGGAGTTTACGATGCAGATCGGAGATATCGTACGGCAGGTGGAAGAACAGTACCGTTCCGAGCATATTTGCCTGACAGGCGGGGAACCGCTTCTATACGGCGAGCGCTCGGCATCGCTTCTGAAGGCGCTCTGTGCGATCGACCGTGTGAAGGATGTGCATGTGGAGACGAACGGAGCGATTGATCTGAAGCCTTTTCTCTCTGAAGTAGAGTCTGAGAAGGCGAGATATATAATGGATTATAAGCTGCCGGATTCCGGTGAGAACGAAGCCATGCTGCATGGCAATTTCGCGCTGCTGCGAGCCCGGGACGAAGTTAAATTCGTCATTGCAAGCGATCGCGACTTCGATGCGGCGGTGGAAACGCTGCGCGCTTATCCGACCGCGGCACTGCCGCTTTTCAGTCCCGTGTGGGAGACGATGCCCCCGGCGCGGCTTGTCGAGAAGATGCTTGCCGGCGGTTTATCAGGAGTAAAGCTGAACATGCAGCTGCATAAAATCATTTGGGACCCGGCGAAGCGCGGTGTATAG
- the queC gene encoding 7-cyano-7-deazaguanine synthase QueC has product MNGTTKKAVIILSGGLDSTTCMGYAREEGFELYPITFDYGQRHRIELNNARSVAEHYGVLDRLKLIELGFLRDFGGSALTDDSIDVPLTGELPEVEQVGEIPVTYVPGRNLLFLSIATSYAEAVGAEAIYIGVNALDYSGYPDCRPEFIAKVEEVIATATKVGVEGKPITIETPLIRLTKADIIREGTRMKVPYRLTTSCYNGEAEACGECDSCRLRLKGFAEAGLEDPIAYKRK; this is encoded by the coding sequence ATGAACGGTACGACAAAGAAAGCGGTCATTATATTAAGCGGCGGATTAGACAGCACGACATGTATGGGTTATGCGAGGGAAGAAGGGTTCGAGCTGTACCCGATTACCTTCGACTATGGTCAGCGGCACCGGATTGAGCTGAATAACGCGAGAAGCGTAGCGGAGCATTATGGTGTCCTAGACCGGCTAAAGCTGATTGAGCTTGGCTTTTTACGCGACTTCGGAGGCAGCGCGCTTACCGATGATTCTATTGACGTTCCGCTGACTGGCGAATTGCCTGAGGTAGAGCAGGTAGGTGAAATTCCGGTTACTTACGTTCCTGGGAGGAATCTGCTCTTCCTCTCGATCGCTACTTCCTATGCGGAAGCGGTAGGAGCGGAAGCGATTTACATCGGTGTGAACGCACTTGATTACAGCGGATACCCGGACTGCCGTCCGGAGTTCATCGCCAAAGTCGAAGAGGTGATTGCGACCGCAACGAAGGTCGGGGTTGAAGGGAAGCCGATTACTATTGAGACTCCGCTCATAAGATTAACGAAGGCGGATATTATCCGCGAGGGGACGAGAATGAAAGTACCTTACCGCCTGACAACCTCTTGTTATAACGGCGAAGCTGAAGCCTGCGGAGAATGCGACAGCTGCCGCTTGCGGCTTAAAGGATTTGCCGAGGCGGGTCTGGAAGATCCGATTGCTTATAAGAGAAAATAA
- a CDS encoding AAA family ATPase: protein MRLIGLHVDGFGKLSDFRCSFDAPITVIYGRNEAGKSTTLSFIRTMLYGFATRANPSERLEPAASGRHGGRLFFRGSEGESYVLERYANAPGRVIVRPFFGAHEAAGTDSRLEYSSSTETLPQTAWEQRFLGGVSERVFRQLFAITLTELQAIGMLEGDELGKQLYHAGWGGGAAIARTEKQLGSSLDDLFRPRGSNQQINRLLKSLEKTETELRGLEDGISKYNELTQALSATESQLQEAEGRLPGLRESAMLLARACDNWPLWVERLAMMKEKETLAMAARLPADIRVRWDLHTADRERLQGELQGLRLSIESIEREIALLSYDDKVIARADEIETLLMSVDRISSIRLERKEMEAELREHNDALARLTMRISPDWTEEQLRSLRVTVADRETVRETRAAMLEADRGLERAEAELRKVREQASETAAQIAELEAAAGTVDSRWNGDESVRPASAQEDDRRAAAERLELLPETPEALRLAARAFEDAWRELELERLRTERDTPPQTAVVDSGSESANRRGRAALWLAAGAMAAAAVLLGAAGWRTAAVAAGAAAAALAAPALLSRLRRRAARPAAPGPAAQSPAGAASRRAAQPALKRPQPRQRGLPPPSAASRLRLARLCASRRRR from the coding sequence GTGAGATTGATTGGGCTGCATGTGGACGGCTTCGGCAAGCTGAGTGATTTTCGGTGCAGCTTTGATGCGCCGATTACTGTCATTTACGGTCGGAATGAGGCTGGAAAAAGCACGACTTTAAGCTTTATACGAACTATGCTGTACGGTTTTGCGACCCGGGCCAATCCTTCGGAGCGGCTGGAGCCTGCTGCAAGCGGACGACACGGCGGGCGGTTGTTCTTTCGCGGCTCTGAAGGCGAATCGTATGTACTGGAACGTTATGCAAACGCGCCGGGTAGGGTGATCGTGCGTCCATTTTTCGGAGCCCATGAGGCAGCTGGAACCGATAGCCGGCTTGAATACTCGTCCTCGACAGAGACGCTTCCACAGACGGCCTGGGAACAAAGATTTCTTGGAGGCGTGAGCGAGAGGGTGTTTCGGCAGCTTTTTGCAATTACGCTTACCGAGCTGCAGGCGATCGGAATGCTGGAAGGGGATGAGCTGGGTAAACAGCTTTACCACGCCGGATGGGGCGGAGGCGCGGCAATCGCCAGGACGGAGAAGCAGCTAGGGAGCAGCCTTGACGATCTGTTTCGGCCGAGGGGGAGCAACCAGCAAATTAACCGGCTGCTTAAATCTCTCGAGAAAACGGAGACGGAGCTGCGCGGACTGGAAGACGGAATCAGTAAATACAATGAACTGACTCAGGCGCTCTCAGCTACCGAATCTCAGCTGCAGGAGGCGGAAGGGCGGCTTCCCGGGCTTCGCGAGAGTGCGATGCTGCTTGCACGCGCCTGTGACAATTGGCCGCTTTGGGTTGAGCGGCTTGCTATGATGAAGGAGAAAGAAACCCTTGCAATGGCGGCACGGCTTCCGGCGGATATTCGTGTGAGATGGGACCTGCACACTGCTGATCGGGAGAGGCTGCAGGGAGAGCTTCAAGGCTTACGGCTGTCGATAGAAAGCATCGAACGGGAAATCGCCTTACTTTCTTATGATGATAAGGTTATAGCGCGTGCCGATGAAATTGAAACGCTTCTAATGTCCGTTGATCGGATAAGCTCTATTCGGCTTGAACGCAAGGAAATGGAGGCTGAGCTTCGCGAGCACAACGATGCCCTTGCACGTCTGACGATGCGCATTTCGCCGGATTGGACGGAAGAGCAGCTTCGCTCGCTGCGTGTAACCGTTGCCGATCGCGAAACGGTTCGAGAGACAAGGGCTGCAATGCTGGAGGCGGACAGAGGGCTTGAACGCGCTGAAGCGGAGCTTCGCAAGGTTCGCGAGCAGGCAAGCGAGACGGCGGCGCAGATTGCGGAGCTTGAGGCCGCAGCCGGAACGGTCGACAGCCGTTGGAATGGTGATGAGTCGGTGCGGCCGGCTAGCGCGCAAGAAGACGACCGCCGAGCGGCGGCGGAACGGCTGGAGCTGCTGCCGGAGACGCCTGAGGCGCTGCGGCTCGCCGCGCGGGCATTCGAGGACGCCTGGCGGGAGCTTGAGCTTGAGCGGCTGCGTACCGAGCGCGATACGCCGCCGCAGACGGCAGTTGTCGATAGCGGCTCAGAGTCGGCGAACCGACGAGGCCGCGCCGCGCTGTGGTTGGCCGCGGGAGCAATGGCCGCGGCAGCGGTATTGCTTGGCGCGGCCGGCTGGCGCACTGCAGCGGTCGCTGCCGGCGCAGCCGCAGCGGCGCTAGCCGCGCCGGCGCTGCTGTCGCGCCTGCGCCGGCGCGCAGCGCGACCGGCTGCGCCGGGGCCGGCGGCGCAATCGCCGGCCGGCGCGGCCAGCCGCCGCGCAGCGCAGCCGGCGCTGAAGCGGCCGCAGCCGCGGCAGCGCGGCTTGCCGCCGCCGAGCGCCGCGTCGCGGCTGCGCTTAGCGCGCTTGTGCGCGAGCCGGAGGCGGCGCTAG